One window of the Capnocytophaga haemolytica genome contains the following:
- a CDS encoding alpha-amylase family protein — protein MSEKIVIYQALVRLFGNTNTTNKQWGSKEENGVGKFNDFTDKALAGIKELGVTHVWYTGVLHHATTTDYTAIGVDNDNPAVVKGRAGSPYAVKDYYNVDPDLAEDPANRLEEFKALVARTHKAGLKVIIDIVPNHVARHYKSTSKPTGVKDFGEEDDTSVTYARDNNFYYNPDEAFRLPEGIWGSYEEYPAKWTGNDCRASQPSITDWYETVKLNYGIRPDGVEDFDPIPDTWQKMRDIALYWLAMGVDGFRFDMAEMVPVAFWHYLNSTIKAQYSEALLIAEVYNPQLYRAYLHEGKMDYLYDKIQLYDSLRAIVSEGASTDSIAPIQRDLADIAPAMLHFLENHDEQRIASPEFAGNPWKAVSAMAVSALISNAPVMLYFGQEVGERAADWAGFGSPSRTSIFDYIGVPAHQRWVNNKQFDGGQLSEAEQALRDFYCRLLNLKVRGAYFDLHEHNRAHTPYYNDKVYTFMRIDEGAQWLIAVNFAQYDHFGFDLQLPPYIIGSCFLNDGTYPLQEELYGTNTTTLVVENGIGLVRIELAPLQTLVLKITE, from the coding sequence GTGAGTGAGAAAATAGTGATATATCAGGCGTTGGTGCGCCTTTTTGGCAATACCAACACTACCAATAAGCAATGGGGCAGTAAGGAAGAGAACGGTGTGGGTAAGTTTAATGACTTTACCGATAAGGCTTTAGCAGGTATTAAGGAATTAGGCGTTACCCACGTGTGGTATACAGGGGTGTTGCACCACGCTACCACTACCGACTACACGGCTATTGGGGTGGATAACGATAACCCCGCAGTGGTAAAAGGTAGGGCAGGTTCGCCCTATGCCGTAAAGGATTACTACAATGTAGACCCCGACTTGGCAGAAGACCCTGCGAATAGATTAGAGGAGTTTAAGGCACTGGTAGCACGCACCCATAAGGCAGGGCTAAAGGTGATTATAGACATCGTGCCCAACCACGTGGCACGGCATTATAAGAGCACCAGCAAGCCCACAGGAGTGAAAGACTTTGGAGAAGAGGACGACACCAGCGTTACGTACGCCCGCGATAATAATTTTTACTATAACCCTGATGAGGCGTTTAGATTGCCTGAGGGTATTTGGGGCAGCTATGAGGAATATCCTGCTAAGTGGACGGGCAACGATTGTAGGGCTTCGCAGCCGAGCATTACCGATTGGTATGAGACCGTAAAGCTCAATTATGGCATACGACCAGACGGAGTGGAGGACTTTGACCCTATACCCGATACGTGGCAAAAGATGCGCGATATAGCCCTCTATTGGCTTGCTATGGGCGTTGATGGCTTTCGCTTTGATATGGCAGAGATGGTGCCCGTGGCGTTTTGGCATTACTTGAACAGCACCATTAAAGCACAATACTCTGAGGCACTGCTTATCGCTGAGGTGTACAACCCACAGCTGTACCGTGCCTATTTGCACGAGGGCAAGATGGATTATTTATATGACAAAATACAGCTCTATGATAGTCTCCGTGCGATTGTAAGTGAGGGAGCCAGTACCGACAGCATAGCCCCTATACAGCGCGATTTGGCTGATATAGCCCCTGCGATGCTTCACTTTTTAGAGAACCATGATGAGCAGCGTATTGCCTCTCCTGAGTTTGCGGGCAACCCTTGGAAGGCTGTCTCAGCAATGGCAGTTTCTGCACTGATTAGCAATGCCCCTGTGATGCTCTATTTTGGACAGGAAGTAGGCGAGCGCGCTGCGGATTGGGCAGGCTTTGGTAGTCCCTCGCGTACTTCTATTTTTGACTATATAGGCGTACCTGCGCACCAGCGTTGGGTGAACAACAAACAGTTTGACGGTGGGCAGCTCAGTGAGGCAGAACAAGCCCTACGCGACTTTTACTGCCGCCTGTTGAACCTTAAGGTACGTGGAGCTTACTTTGACCTCCACGAGCACAACAGAGCGCATACCCCCTATTACAACGACAAGGTATATACTTTTATGCGTATAGACGAGGGAGCGCAATGGCTTATAGCGGTGAACTTTGCCCAGTACGACCATTTCGGTTTTGACCTACAACTGCCGCCTTATATTATAGGGAGCTGCTTTTTAAATGACGGCACTTACCCTTTGCAGGAGGAGCTTTACGGCACCAATACCACCACGCTTGTTGTGGAAAACGGCATAGGGCTAGTACGGATAGAATTGGCACCATTACAAACACTTGTCTTAAAAATAACTGAATAA
- a CDS encoding UDP-glucose--hexose-1-phosphate uridylyltransferase yields MKENQSDIAFDIETLMVYAVSKGIVCEEDKLYLTNVVLEIMGIDSYPEFTAEQQVAIASTAAAITYPTDLLDRLVDWAAKNGRLEEDTLTYRDLFNARLMGCLLPFPSEVRRTFWDRYKKESKEVATTAFYELSKQSNYIRTDRIAKNFGWTYDNAYGSLEITINLSKPEKDPRDIAKQRNVVATNYPKCLLCKENEGYAGRVNHPGRQNLRTIKLNLANEDWYFQYSPYIYYNEHCIVFCTEHRPMKIDCNTFARMLGFVETFTHYFISSNADLPIVGGSILSHDHFQGGRHVFPMEKASIREAVQFAGYEDVAAGIVNWPMSVLRLRGEKDRLIELADKILHTWIEYSDESLGIYAHTNGERHNTLNPVARYREGAYELDLVLRNNRTDTAHPYGIFHPYEHLHNIKKENIGIIEVMGLAILPGRLKAEMTAIKALLGTHGNDVEAIYTAMDADGALQKHTAWLRRYLENPAFNTFALEDADTFIERAIGDTFSEVLEHCGVFKNDAAGRGGFSKFIECINK; encoded by the coding sequence ATGAAGGAGAACCAAAGCGACATCGCTTTTGATATAGAAACGCTGATGGTCTACGCCGTCAGCAAAGGCATCGTTTGTGAGGAAGACAAGCTCTACCTCACAAACGTTGTTTTAGAGATAATGGGCATCGATAGCTACCCAGAGTTCACCGCTGAGCAGCAGGTGGCGATTGCCAGCACAGCAGCAGCCATCACTTACCCTACTGACCTCTTAGACCGCTTGGTAGATTGGGCTGCTAAGAACGGGCGACTTGAGGAGGATACGCTCACCTATCGCGACCTCTTTAATGCGCGGTTAATGGGCTGCCTCTTGCCTTTTCCCTCTGAGGTACGTCGCACCTTCTGGGATAGGTATAAGAAGGAAAGCAAAGAAGTCGCGACCACTGCCTTTTACGAACTCTCAAAGCAGAGCAACTACATCCGTACCGATCGCATTGCTAAGAACTTCGGCTGGACGTACGACAACGCCTACGGCAGCCTTGAGATCACTATCAATCTCTCTAAGCCTGAGAAAGACCCTCGCGACATTGCCAAGCAGCGTAATGTGGTAGCCACTAACTATCCTAAGTGTCTCCTTTGCAAGGAGAACGAAGGCTATGCAGGGCGCGTGAATCACCCTGGGCGACAAAACCTCCGCACTATCAAGCTCAATCTGGCAAACGAGGATTGGTACTTTCAATACTCGCCTTACATCTACTACAACGAGCACTGCATCGTCTTTTGCACCGAGCACCGACCAATGAAGATAGACTGCAACACCTTTGCGCGTATGCTCGGTTTTGTAGAGACTTTTACTCACTATTTCATCAGTTCGAATGCCGACTTACCTATTGTTGGGGGGTCTATCCTCTCGCACGACCACTTCCAAGGGGGGCGACACGTCTTTCCGATGGAGAAAGCCAGCATTCGCGAGGCGGTTCAGTTTGCAGGTTATGAGGACGTAGCGGCGGGTATTGTCAATTGGCCTATGTCGGTATTGCGCTTAAGAGGTGAAAAAGACCGACTTATAGAGCTTGCAGACAAGATACTCCACACGTGGATTGAGTATAGTGATGAGTCGCTCGGTATTTACGCCCATACCAATGGCGAACGCCACAACACGCTCAACCCCGTAGCACGTTATCGCGAGGGGGCTTACGAGCTTGACTTGGTGTTGCGCAACAACCGCACCGATACCGCACATCCATACGGAATATTCCACCCTTATGAGCATCTGCACAACATCAAGAAGGAGAACATAGGCATCATCGAGGTGATGGGCTTGGCGATACTCCCAGGGCGACTAAAGGCTGAGATGACCGCCATTAAAGCACTACTCGGCACACACGGCAACGATGTAGAGGCTATCTACACGGCTATGGACGCTGACGGGGCACTACAAAAGCACACCGCTTGGCTACGTCGCTATCTTGAGAATCCCGCCTTTAACACTTTTGCCTTAGAGGATGCTGACACCTTCATTGAGAGGGCTATCGGCGATACCTTCTCGGAAGTGTTGGAGCATTGTGGTGTCTTTAAAAACGATGCAGCAGGACGTGGGGGCTTTAGCAAGTTCATTGAGTGCATCAATAAATAA
- a CDS encoding efflux RND transporter periplasmic adaptor subunit: MKKLITAVVVLAIVGFMAYRLYANKKQNAENVAIVAQTEAAIAVRAAKAADEKVADLFTANGTFVAEQDLNVSSEMGGQVVKIYVKEGDYVRAGQVLASTKADRTNVQLGSAKAALETAKADLQRFESAYQTGGVTAQQLSQARLQLTNAQAQYNAAAISSGDTSVRSKINGIVTSKSVEEGAMVAAGQTLFNVVNIDNLKLKITVDESQVGRLKVGDIIKVKPSASTDEVEGKIIFVAPKANAALKFPVEILVSNKDKKLRAGMYASALFDGDKSDATVLVVPHSAFVGSISQNKIFKIVDGQNDKGEAVKKAEMVIVKSGRNFGDKVEIVDGLKAGDEVVTSGQINLDNGTVVQIVK, encoded by the coding sequence ATGAAAAAATTAATTACAGCAGTTGTGGTACTTGCCATCGTAGGATTTATGGCGTATCGCTTGTATGCAAACAAGAAACAGAATGCAGAGAATGTGGCTATCGTAGCGCAAACCGAAGCTGCCATAGCCGTGCGTGCCGCTAAGGCTGCCGATGAAAAGGTGGCTGACCTCTTTACCGCTAATGGTACGTTTGTAGCGGAACAAGACCTGAATGTATCTTCAGAGATGGGCGGACAGGTAGTAAAGATATATGTAAAAGAAGGCGACTATGTGCGTGCAGGACAGGTGCTCGCCAGCACTAAAGCCGACAGAACTAATGTGCAGCTTGGCAGTGCTAAGGCAGCGTTAGAGACTGCCAAGGCTGACTTGCAACGCTTTGAGAGTGCTTACCAAACAGGGGGCGTAACCGCACAACAACTCTCACAAGCACGTCTACAGCTCACCAATGCACAGGCTCAGTACAACGCTGCGGCTATCAGCTCAGGCGACACCTCTGTGCGCTCTAAAATCAATGGAATTGTAACAAGCAAGAGCGTTGAAGAAGGCGCGATGGTTGCCGCTGGGCAAACGCTCTTCAATGTGGTAAACATCGATAATTTAAAGCTGAAAATTACCGTAGATGAGAGCCAAGTAGGGCGCTTAAAGGTTGGTGATATTATCAAAGTAAAGCCAAGTGCCTCTACTGATGAGGTAGAAGGGAAGATTATTTTTGTGGCTCCTAAGGCAAATGCAGCCCTCAAATTCCCTGTGGAAATCTTAGTGTCTAACAAGGATAAGAAACTCCGTGCGGGGATGTATGCCTCTGCACTCTTTGACGGTGATAAGAGCGATGCTACCGTGCTGGTGGTGCCTCACAGTGCGTTTGTGGGTAGTATCAGCCAGAATAAGATTTTTAAGATAGTTGATGGCCAGAACGACAAGGGCGAGGCTGTGAAGAAAGCTGAAATGGTGATCGTAAAGAGCGGTCGCAACTTTGGTGATAAGGTAGAGATTGTCGATGGGCTGAAAGCTGGTGATGAGGTAGTAACCAGCGGACAAATCAACTTGGATAACGGAACAGTAGTACAAATAGTTAAATAG
- a CDS encoding viroplasmin family protein, whose amino-acid sequence MKYYVVWEGRDTGIFTRWADCKRAIDGYPKAKYKSFLTEETARRAFIEGYEAYWGKQIDETVEVHFNAPNQPLYPSIAVDGACQGNPGPMEYRGVDPKTRREIFRLPVMPEGTNNIAEFLAIVHALALLKQHKSTIPVYSDSAYAIKWVKDKVCKTNLTKNERNAPLFDLIDRALKWLNENTYPNPILKWETRLWGENPADFGRKGK is encoded by the coding sequence ATGAAATATTACGTAGTATGGGAAGGGCGCGATACGGGTATCTTTACGCGCTGGGCGGACTGCAAACGCGCTATTGACGGCTACCCAAAGGCAAAATACAAGAGTTTTCTCACTGAAGAGACCGCCCGAAGGGCTTTTATAGAAGGTTATGAAGCCTATTGGGGCAAACAAATAGATGAGACAGTGGAGGTGCATTTCAATGCGCCTAACCAGCCACTGTACCCTTCTATTGCAGTCGATGGGGCGTGTCAAGGCAATCCAGGTCCGATGGAATACCGAGGAGTAGACCCTAAGACGCGCCGAGAAATCTTCCGACTGCCGGTAATGCCCGAAGGCACTAACAACATTGCTGAGTTCCTCGCAATCGTACACGCTTTGGCATTGCTCAAGCAACACAAAAGCACTATCCCTGTGTACTCCGATAGTGCCTACGCCATTAAGTGGGTAAAGGACAAAGTGTGCAAGACGAACCTCACTAAGAATGAGCGCAATGCGCCGCTCTTTGACTTGATTGACCGTGCGCTGAAGTGGCTCAATGAGAACACTTACCCCAATCCTATTCTCAAATGGGAGACGCGCCTATGGGGCGAAAACCCTGCCGACTTTGGCAGAAAAGGAAAATAA
- a CDS encoding transposase, translating into MQKKEHQNSGTLGKDTINNWIIPFLSVGKRGFKSNFDLASIFLLILKRLKTGVQWRELPIESYFEKGEISWQNVYYYFNKWSKDDSFQRVWLNLLSKKKRKLDMSCVQLDGSHTRCRQKGESAGYQARKKAVTTNSIFLCDNKGQMIAMGSPKAGNHNDLYEIEEVLKEILALLEEAGIEYKGLFLNADAGFDSKSLREFLESKEIIANIKPNLRNGEQPDVYFDEELYKNRLKIEQANGWLDGYKDLIMRYEYLDVTWIGMLLLGFISKFLKKV; encoded by the coding sequence TTGCAAAAAAAAGAACACCAAAATTCAGGAACTTTGGGCAAAGATACAATAAATAATTGGATTATTCCCTTTTTAAGTGTAGGAAAAAGAGGATTTAAAAGTAATTTTGATTTGGCTTCAATATTTTTATTGATTCTCAAGAGGTTAAAAACAGGGGTGCAATGGAGAGAGCTTCCAATTGAAAGCTATTTTGAAAAAGGAGAAATTTCTTGGCAAAATGTCTATTACTACTTCAATAAATGGAGTAAAGATGATAGTTTTCAGCGAGTATGGTTAAATCTATTAAGCAAGAAGAAAAGAAAGTTAGATATGTCTTGCGTTCAATTGGATGGTAGTCATACACGTTGTCGCCAAAAAGGAGAATCTGCAGGTTATCAAGCAAGAAAAAAAGCCGTAACCACAAATAGTATTTTTTTGTGTGATAATAAAGGGCAAATGATAGCAATGGGAAGTCCTAAAGCTGGAAATCACAATGACTTATATGAAATAGAAGAAGTACTAAAAGAAATCTTAGCTTTATTAGAAGAAGCAGGAATAGAGTACAAAGGTCTGTTTCTCAATGCTGATGCAGGATTTGATAGTAAGTCTCTTAGAGAGTTTTTAGAAAGCAAAGAAATTATAGCAAATATTAAACCTAATCTCCGAAATGGAGAGCAACCAGATGTTTATTTTGATGAAGAGTTGTACAAAAATAGGCTTAAAATTGAACAAGCAAATGGTTGGCTTGACGGATATAAAGATTTGATAATGAGATATGAGTATCTTGATGTAACTTGGATTGGAATGCTCCTATTAGGGTTTATCTCCAAGTTCCTCAAAAAAGTTTAA
- a CDS encoding NifU family protein, translated as MIDINLKVVPTTHPDIIKLEATKALVKGSYEYKNIDEAKGSPLAQELFYLPFVKTVYISSNFIALKRFPIVEWKDVQEEVAAQVLQYLRNERPIVNTDEGAKLQPVTVYTESTPNPAVMKYVASRVLVPCLIEYKNAEEADESPMATALFTKFPYIKELFFDDNYLSITKDDIADWLEVAMELREFVRTYLAEGHIIIPKTALQRHRDQVVKPALKARTNDATSQQIIAIIERDVKPAVASDGGNIQFIAYTPETHQVEVALQGACSGCPSSMQTLKKGIEVILRDKLQNPYIDVVALDN; from the coding sequence ATGATTGACATCAACCTAAAAGTAGTACCCACTACTCATCCCGATATTATCAAACTCGAAGCTACCAAAGCCTTAGTGAAAGGCAGCTACGAGTACAAAAATATCGACGAGGCAAAAGGCTCACCCTTGGCGCAGGAACTCTTTTACCTGCCTTTTGTAAAGACCGTTTACATTTCGAGCAACTTCATTGCCTTGAAGCGTTTCCCTATTGTGGAGTGGAAAGATGTGCAGGAAGAGGTGGCGGCACAAGTGTTGCAATATCTGCGCAACGAACGCCCTATCGTCAATACCGATGAAGGGGCTAAATTGCAACCTGTAACCGTATACACTGAGAGTACCCCCAACCCTGCGGTGATGAAATACGTGGCGAGTAGGGTGCTCGTGCCTTGTCTCATCGAGTATAAGAACGCTGAGGAGGCTGACGAGTCGCCTATGGCTACGGCACTTTTTACCAAGTTTCCTTATATCAAAGAGCTGTTCTTTGATGACAATTACCTCTCTATCACTAAGGATGATATTGCCGATTGGCTTGAAGTGGCTATGGAACTGCGTGAGTTTGTACGCACTTACCTCGCTGAGGGGCATATCATTATTCCGAAAACTGCCTTACAACGCCACCGCGACCAAGTGGTAAAACCCGCACTGAAAGCACGTACCAACGATGCTACTTCCCAGCAGATTATTGCCATCATTGAGCGCGATGTGAAGCCTGCCGTAGCCTCTGACGGGGGTAATATCCAATTCATCGCTTATACACCCGAAACCCATCAGGTGGAAGTCGCCTTGCAGGGTGCGTGTAGTGGCTGTCCCTCTTCGATGCAGACACTAAAAAAGGGCATTGAAGTTATCCTAAGAGATAAACTTCAAAACCCTTATATTGATGTAGTTGCTCTTGATAATTGA
- a CDS encoding efflux RND transporter permease subunit, whose amino-acid sequence MNLIKLSIKRPSVLIVILSLLLLGGFYTYKLLNYELIPKFEVNVVTVSTIYAGASPSEIESTVTKKIEDAVSSLQNVKKLISNSYEGVSVVIIQLTDEADVDYTLNEAQRKINAIRSGLPKDAKEPSLSKFSLSDLPIVSIGVTSDLSSQELYDLVDKKIQPELSRVPGVAKVSIIGGRKREIRVSLDANKLEGYGLSIPQVQQLIAASNMEIPTGKLKTRDNSTTIRLLGKISDVEQLRNLTLASRDGVEIRLSDVADVQDTEQEATKVARIDQKSTLLLQVIKQTDANAVSVSEEVRKRMGHIEQAYKNENVKMTLAEDTSEFTLEAANSVMHDLVLAIVLVALVMFFFLHSLRNAVIVMVSIPTSLIATFIGMWAFGFSLNLMSLVALSLVVGILVDDAIVVLENVHRHIEMGKNKVRAAFDGSKEIMLTVTAITSVIVVVFLPISMGTGMVVNIMREFCMTVVIATVLSLFMSFTTVPWLYSRFGKLEHPNPKTFMGKLSIGFEKYLKQFTNFFSNLMQWSFRNKWKTVIIVAFLFFGSCSLIPAGFVGTEFFPKMDRGKFLVQIELPKDVALEQTNFYTLKAENYLKNLKVPGTNKPLINSMITTVGQATDGMGDAQATIYKAEIQVELIDKKERDETTDIIAAKLKRALSQYLVGAKVKTVPVGLIGAENASIRLYVTADNIDTAREYAEKYAEILKGVPGATEVKLSAEAGNPEINVAIDRDKMAMFGLNIATVGTTMRTAFNGNDDNKFRTGDSEYNINIVYDEASRENISNIEDIQFMNDQGQLIKLAQFAKISYSSGPTLLERYDKSPSVNVQAQAVGRPSGTITSDWEARMAKIEKPANVRLVWGGDRENQDEGFGTIGVSLLAAIILVYMVMVVLYDSFSRPLIVMFSIPLSFIGVLWALALTNMTLNIFTLLGMIMLIGLVAKNAIMLVDFANHRKEEGEDTVTALIQANHARLRPILMTTIAMVAGMIPIALASGAAAEVNNGLAIVIIGGLLSSLFLTLIIVPLVYLIFDNIGKRFGKSKKKDYDKLMIADYEHIDIKAEYE is encoded by the coding sequence ATGAATTTAATCAAACTTTCCATTAAGCGTCCGAGTGTCCTCATTGTGATACTCTCGCTCTTACTTTTGGGTGGTTTTTATACCTATAAGTTGCTCAACTACGAGCTTATCCCTAAATTTGAGGTAAATGTGGTAACTGTTTCTACCATCTATGCGGGGGCATCGCCTTCGGAGATTGAGAGTACGGTTACTAAGAAGATAGAAGATGCGGTATCTTCACTGCAAAACGTGAAGAAACTCATCTCCAACTCCTATGAAGGGGTGTCGGTGGTGATCATTCAGCTTACTGATGAAGCAGATGTGGACTATACGCTCAACGAGGCACAGCGCAAAATCAATGCGATACGCTCTGGGTTGCCTAAGGATGCCAAAGAACCATCGCTGAGTAAGTTTTCACTCTCCGACTTGCCTATCGTATCCATTGGGGTAACCTCAGATCTCAGCTCGCAAGAGCTGTATGACTTAGTAGATAAGAAGATACAACCCGAGCTTTCGCGTGTGCCTGGTGTAGCTAAGGTGAGCATCATCGGGGGGCGTAAGCGCGAGATACGCGTAAGCCTTGATGCCAATAAGCTCGAAGGCTATGGGCTCTCTATCCCACAGGTGCAACAGCTGATTGCTGCCTCTAATATGGAAATCCCAACGGGTAAGCTAAAAACCCGCGATAACAGTACTACCATTCGTCTGTTAGGTAAAATCAGTGATGTAGAGCAATTGCGCAACCTTACTCTTGCCTCACGCGATGGTGTGGAAATACGCCTCAGCGATGTAGCCGATGTACAAGATACGGAGCAAGAAGCTACTAAGGTAGCGCGTATTGACCAGAAAAGCACCCTGCTACTGCAAGTAATCAAACAGACCGATGCCAATGCCGTATCGGTGAGTGAGGAGGTGCGCAAGCGTATGGGACATATAGAGCAGGCGTATAAGAATGAGAACGTGAAGATGACCTTGGCTGAAGACACCAGTGAGTTTACCCTTGAGGCAGCTAACTCAGTGATGCACGACTTGGTGCTGGCTATCGTCTTGGTAGCCTTAGTGATGTTCTTCTTCCTCCACAGCTTGCGCAACGCGGTGATTGTGATGGTCTCTATCCCAACCTCACTGATTGCAACCTTCATCGGGATGTGGGCATTTGGCTTCTCACTCAACCTGATGAGCCTCGTTGCCCTCTCATTAGTGGTAGGTATCTTGGTGGACGACGCTATTGTGGTGCTCGAGAATGTTCACCGTCATATAGAAATGGGGAAGAACAAAGTACGCGCTGCCTTTGATGGCTCTAAGGAGATAATGCTCACCGTAACGGCGATCACCTCAGTGATTGTGGTGGTATTCTTGCCAATCTCAATGGGTACGGGTATGGTAGTGAATATTATGCGCGAGTTCTGTATGACAGTAGTGATCGCAACAGTGCTCTCCCTCTTTATGTCCTTCACAACCGTGCCTTGGCTCTATTCACGCTTCGGTAAACTGGAACACCCCAACCCTAAGACGTTTATGGGTAAGCTCTCCATTGGCTTTGAAAAGTATCTCAAGCAATTTACGAACTTCTTCTCTAACCTCATGCAATGGTCGTTCCGCAACAAGTGGAAGACGGTGATCATCGTAGCCTTCTTGTTCTTTGGCTCTTGCTCACTGATACCAGCAGGCTTTGTGGGTACCGAGTTCTTCCCTAAGATGGACCGCGGCAAGTTCCTCGTACAGATAGAACTCCCTAAGGACGTTGCCTTAGAGCAGACCAACTTCTACACTCTTAAGGCAGAGAACTACCTAAAGAACCTGAAAGTACCTGGTACTAATAAGCCGCTCATCAATAGTATGATCACTACCGTTGGGCAAGCCACTGACGGTATGGGCGATGCACAGGCGACTATTTATAAGGCAGAAATACAAGTAGAACTCATCGACAAGAAAGAGCGTGATGAGACTACCGACATCATCGCGGCAAAACTGAAACGCGCTCTCTCTCAATACTTAGTAGGGGCTAAGGTGAAGACGGTACCTGTAGGGCTTATTGGGGCTGAAAACGCCTCTATACGGCTCTACGTAACGGCTGACAATATTGACACTGCCCGTGAATACGCCGAGAAGTATGCCGAGATACTCAAAGGCGTGCCTGGTGCTACTGAGGTGAAACTCTCGGCTGAGGCTGGTAACCCTGAAATCAATGTGGCTATTGACCGCGATAAGATGGCAATGTTTGGCTTGAATATTGCTACAGTAGGTACAACAATGCGTACTGCTTTCAATGGGAATGACGACAACAAGTTCCGCACAGGCGACTCAGAGTACAATATCAACATTGTTTACGACGAGGCAAGCCGTGAGAACATTAGCAATATTGAGGATATTCAGTTTATGAACGACCAAGGGCAGCTGATCAAGCTCGCTCAGTTTGCCAAGATCAGCTACTCCTCAGGACCAACCCTCTTAGAGCGTTACGATAAGTCGCCATCGGTAAACGTGCAAGCGCAAGCTGTGGGTCGCCCATCGGGTACGATTACCAGCGATTGGGAAGCGCGTATGGCTAAGATAGAAAAGCCTGCTAACGTGCGCCTCGTGTGGGGTGGCGACCGCGAGAACCAAGATGAAGGCTTTGGCACGATTGGGGTATCACTCTTGGCAGCGATAATCTTAGTATATATGGTGATGGTAGTGCTCTACGACAGCTTCTCACGCCCACTCATTGTGATGTTTTCCATCCCACTATCCTTCATTGGGGTACTCTGGGCATTGGCACTGACGAATATGACACTGAACATTTTCACCCTCTTGGGTATGATTATGCTCATTGGTCTGGTGGCCAAGAACGCGATTATGCTTGTGGACTTTGCCAACCACCGCAAAGAGGAAGGCGAGGATACGGTTACGGCACTCATACAGGCGAACCACGCCCGTCTGCGTCCTATCCTGATGACTACCATTGCGATGGTAGCAGGAATGATACCTATTGCGCTGGCAAGTGGTGCCGCAGCAGAGGTAAATAATGGCTTGGCAATCGTTATCATCGGAGGTTTGCTCTCCTCACTGTTCCTTACGCTGATTATCGTACCATTGGTATACCTGATATTCGACAACATCGGCAAGCGATTTGGCAAGAGCAAGAAGAAAGATTACGACAAGCTGATGATTGCTGACTATGAGCATATTGACATCAAAGCAGAATATGAATAA